From Anomalospiza imberbis isolate Cuckoo-Finch-1a 21T00152 chromosome 14, ASM3175350v1, whole genome shotgun sequence, a single genomic window includes:
- the STK26 gene encoding serine/threonine-protein kinase 26, whose translation MAHSPVAVQVPGMQNHRADPEELFTKLERIGKGSFGEVFKGIDNRTQQVVAIKIIDLEEAEDEIEDIQQEITVLSQCDSPYVTKYYGSYLKGTKLWIIMEYLGGGSALDLLRAGPFDEFQIATMLKEILKGLDYLHSEKKIHRDIKAANVLLSEQGDVKLADFGVAGQLTDTQIKRNTFVGTPFWMAPEVIQQSAYDSKADIWSLGITAIELAKGEPPNSDMHPMRVLFLIPKNNPPTLLGDFSKPFKEFIDACLNKDPTFRPTAKELLKHKFIMKNAKKTSYLTELIDRFKRWKAEGHSSDESDSDGSDSESSNKENNSHPEWSFTTVRKKPDAKKLQNGTDQDLVKTLSCLTMIITPVFAELKQQDTNNANRKKAIEELEKSINVAEATCPGITDKMVKKLMEKFQKFSVNDSS comes from the exons ATGGCCCACTCGCCCGTGGCGGTGCAAGTACCCGGCATGCAG aACCACAGAGCAGACCCAGAAGAGCTCTTCACAAAATTGGAACGCATTGGGAAAGGCTCCTTTGGTGAAGTCTTCAAAGGAATTGATAATCGGACACAGCAAGTGGTTGCCATAAAAATCATAGACCTTGAGGAAGCAGAAGATGAAATAGAAGATATACAGCAAGAGATAACTGTTTTAAGTCAGTGTGATAGTCCTTATGTAACAAAATACTATGGATCATATTTAAAG GGCACAAAACTATGGATAATAATGGAATACTTGGGTGGAGGGTCAGCTTTGGATCTT CTGCGTGCTGGCCCATTTGATGAGTTCCAGATTGCTACTATGCTAAAGGAAATTTTGAAAGGTCTTGACTACCTAcattcagagaagaaaattcaCAGGGATATAAAAG CTGCCAATGTCTTGTTATCAGAACAAGGTGATGTTAAACTTGCTGATTTTGGAGTTGCTGGGCAGCTAACAGACACACAAATTAAGAGAAATACCTTTGTGGGAACCCCATTTTGGATGGCCCCTGAAGTTATTCAGCAGTCAGCATATGATTCAAAA gCTGACATTTGGTCACTGGGCATCACTGCAATTGAACTGGCCAAGGGGGAGCCTCCCAACTCGGATATGCATCCAATGAGAGTTCTGTTCCTCATTCCAAAAAACAATCCTCCCACTTTATTAGGAGACTTCAGTAAACCTTTTAAAGAATTCATTGATGCGTGTCTGAATAAGGACCCAACATTT CGCCCCACTGCAAAAGAACTTCTGAAGCACAAATTCATTATGAAAAATGCCAAGAAGACTTCCTATCTGACAGAACTAATTGATAGGTTTAAGAGATGGAAAGCAGAGGGACACAGTAGTGATGAAAGTGATTCCGATGGTTCAGATTC GGAGTCCAGCAACAAAGAGAATAATTCTCACCCTGAGTGGAGCTTCACTACAGTTCGGAAGAAGCCGGATGCAAAGAAGCTCCAGAATGGGACG GATCAGGATCTTGTTAAAACCCTGAGTTGTTTAACTATGATAATCACCCCTGTGTTTGCTGAG CTCAAGCAGCAGGACACAAATAATGCtaacagaaagaaagcaatTGAGGAACTTGAGAAAAGCATCAATGTGGCAGAAGCAACATGTCCAGGGATCACAGATAAGATGGTGAAGAAACTTATGGAGAAATTTCAGAA ATTTTCTGTTAATGACTCATCCTAA